A region of the Rickettsiales bacterium Ac37b genome:
CTGGTCAGAAAGTTGTTTTTACTATGGCAAAAAAATCTATAGCTGCATTTAAATTGCGTAAAGGCATGCCTATAGGGTGTAAAGTAACATTGCGTAAAGATAAAATGTATGACTTTTTAGAAAGATTAGTAATTGTGGCTTTACCTCGTATTAGAGAATTTAGAGGATTTTCTATAAATAGTTTTGACTCTAATGCAAATCTTTCGCTGGGAATTAAAGAACATGTAATTTTTCCTGAAATAAACTATGATAAAATATATAAAATTTTTGGTTTAAATATAACTATAGTAACGACAGCTAACACAGTTCAAGAGTCTAAGCAATTGTTGTCAGGTTTTTATCTACCTTTTAAGAATTAGAGGTTTTATGTCTAAAAAAAGTTCAATAGAAAAGAATAAAATGCGTACTCGTTTAGTAAATAAGTTTAAGTTACAAAGAACTAAATTGAAAGAAATTATAATGAATAAAAATGTAAGTATTGAAGAAAGATTTGATGCTCAGCTTAAGTTGGCAAAACTGCCTCGTAATAGTGCTAGAAATAGATTACGTAATAGATGCTTGCTTTCTGGAAGACCAAGAGGATATTATCGTAGATTTAAATTATCAAGAATAGCATTACGTGATTTAGCAGCAGTTAAGCAAATTCCTGGAATGATAAAAGCTAGTTGGTAGGGGTAAAAATTATGACAATTACAGACTCTTTAGGAGATATGATTACAAGAATAAGAAATGGTCAGCGTGCCAGATTGTCTCTTGTTAAAATGCCAATGTCAATGCAAAACATTATGGTATTAGATGTTTTAAAAAAGGAAGGATATATTAGAGATTATTCTATAGATGAAATAAGAAAAGGTATTAAAGAGATAAGTATAGAATTGAAATATAGTAATAAACCAGCTATCAAGGAAATTAAAAGAATATCTAAGCCTGGAAGACGTCTTTATTCATCTGTTAAAGAATTAAAAAAGTTTTATAATGGTTTAGGTGTTGTGATTTTGTCTACCTCAAAAGGAATTATGTCTGATTACGAAGCGCGCTTAGCTAAGGTGGGTGGCGAAATTTTATGTAAAGTTTTTTAATTTATTTGAGAGAGAAATATAATATGTCGCGTGTTGGTAAAATGCCTATAACTGTACCTCCAGGAGTAAAAGTGAACCTAGAAGAAGGTAAGATTAGTGTTATTGGTAATTTGGGTCAGTTAGCTTTTAAAATTAGTAATAAAGTAAAAGTGAATTATGATCATCAAAAGCAAGAACTTAGAGTATTGCCTGTAGATGAATCAATGGATGCAAAGGCTATGTGGGGATTATCTAGAAGTCTTATATATAATTTGGTACATGGTGTATCGGTAGGATTTGTAGTAAAACTAGAAATGAACGGAGTTGGTTATAGGTGTGCTGTTGATAAATTATTTTTAACTTTATTTTTAGGATTTAGCCATGAAATAAAGTATGCTATACCTTCAGGTATACAAATAAAATCTGAAAAGCCTACTTCTATTACCATTACTGGTGTTGATAAACAGAAAGTAGGTCAAGTAGCGGCAGAAATAAGAAAGTTAAGACCACCTGAACCTTATAAAGCAAAAGGAATAAAATACGAAAATGAACGTATAAGAAGAAAAATTGGTAAAAAGAAATAATAGAGGTAAAAATGATTACTGCTGATAAACTTTTTAGGCGTAGAAAGCAAAGAACTAGATCTGCTATTAGAAAGTGTAATAAACATGGAAGAATTAGGTTATCTGTATTTAGGTCTAATCAACATATCTATGCTCAGTTAATAGATGATGTACAAGGAATTACATTAGCTTCAGCTTCTACTTTAGATACTAAATTAAAAGGGATAGAAAAAAAGAAATTAAGTAACAATATAGATACTGCTAAAAAAGTAGGCATCTTAATTGCGGAGCGGGCACAAAAAATTAATATTAAAGAAGTAGTATTTGATAAGGGTGGTTATATGTTTCATGGGCGAGTAAAAGCTTTGGCTGATAGTGCGCGTGAAAATGGTTTGTTATTTTAGTTTTTAATAATATAAGGGTCTTTATGAAGGGTAGTGCAAGTGGTGATTCTAAACATATTAATGAAGAATCAGAATTAAAAGAAATACTAGTATATATAGGTCGTGTATCCAAAGTTGTAAAAGGTGGTAAAAGATTTGGCTTTACAGCTGTAGTTGTCGTAGGTGATGGTAAGGGGCGTGTGGGATATGCTTTAGGAAAAGCCAAAGAAGTGACGGAAGCTAGAGCGAAAGCAGCGCAAGTGGCTAAAAAGTCAATGATGAGAATACACTTACGTGAGGGGCGTACTTTGCATCATGATGTATTGGGTAATTTTGGCGCTGGAAAAGTATTATTGCGTTCTGCAAAAGCAGGTACTGGAATTATTGCTGGTGGCCCTATGCGTGCTGTATTTGAAGTACTGGGCATACATGACATAGTAGCTAAGTCTATAGGATCTTCAAATGTACATAATATGATTGGTGCAACTTTCAATGCATTAAAAGAATTGAATTCTCCTAGGCAAATTGCCGATAAAAGGAATAAAAGAGTAGGAGAAATCATTGAAAGACGTGAAACTAGCGGCGAGGTAAAAAATTAATATGAGCAATATAAAGAAAAATAAATTAATAAAAATTACTCAATTAAAAAGTACTATAGGTTGCAATAAGAATCAGCGATTAAATTTATTAGGTTTAGGGTTGAGAGGAATACAAAGTCATAAAGTGCTACAAGATAATGCATCTGTTAGAGGAATGATTTATGAAGTACGCCATTTGGTGTGTGTAACAGAAATAAATTCTTAAGTAATGGAAGGGTTCTA
Encoded here:
- the rpsN gene encoding Ribosomal protein S14, which gives rise to MSKKSSIEKNKMRTRLVNKFKLQRTKLKEIIMNKNVSIEERFDAQLKLAKLPRNSARNRLRNRCLLSGRPRGYYRRFKLSRIALRDLAAVKQIPGMIKASW
- the rpsH gene encoding Ribosomal protein S8; translation: MTITDSLGDMITRIRNGQRARLSLVKMPMSMQNIMVLDVLKKEGYIRDYSIDEIRKGIKEISIELKYSNKPAIKEIKRISKPGRRLYSSVKELKKFYNGLGVVILSTSKGIMSDYEARLAKVGGEILCKVF
- the rpsE gene encoding Ribosomal protein S5, which translates into the protein MKGSASGDSKHINEESELKEILVYIGRVSKVVKGGKRFGFTAVVVVGDGKGRVGYALGKAKEVTEARAKAAQVAKKSMMRIHLREGRTLHHDVLGNFGAGKVLLRSAKAGTGIIAGGPMRAVFEVLGIHDIVAKSIGSSNVHNMIGATFNALKELNSPRQIADKRNKRVGEIIERRETSGEVKN
- the rplF gene encoding Ribosomal protein L6, translating into MSRVGKMPITVPPGVKVNLEEGKISVIGNLGQLAFKISNKVKVNYDHQKQELRVLPVDESMDAKAMWGLSRSLIYNLVHGVSVGFVVKLEMNGVGYRCAVDKLFLTLFLGFSHEIKYAIPSGIQIKSEKPTSITITGVDKQKVGQVAAEIRKLRPPEPYKAKGIKYENERIRRKIGKKK
- the rplE gene encoding 50S ribosomal protein L5; this encodes MLLRFKELYKNAIVKDLKNQFNYINPMQIPCIEKISLNMGVGEVVGDSKTLEAAAHDLALIAGQKVVFTMAKKSIAAFKLRKGMPIGCKVTLRKDKMYDFLERLVIVALPRIREFRGFSINSFDSNANLSLGIKEHVIFPEINYDKIYKIFGLNITIVTTANTVQESKQLLSGFYLPFKN
- the rplR gene encoding Ribosomal protein L18, whose protein sequence is MITADKLFRRRKQRTRSAIRKCNKHGRIRLSVFRSNQHIYAQLIDDVQGITLASASTLDTKLKGIEKKKLSNNIDTAKKVGILIAERAQKINIKEVVFDKGGYMFHGRVKALADSARENGLLF
- a CDS encoding 50S ribosomal protein L30; this translates as MSNIKKNKLIKITQLKSTIGCNKNQRLNLLGLGLRGIQSHKVLQDNASVRGMIYEVRHLVCVTEINS